In one Gammaproteobacteria bacterium genomic region, the following are encoded:
- the dapF gene encoding diaminopimelate epimerase — MSRNNKKVMIVFEKMHGLGNDFVLIDNRHQNFKPSAYLIVSLANRNTGIGFDQLLLLENSKEDNCDVSYRFFNPDGSEAEQCGNGQRCIAKYLHSQNPEKTEFCVNGLAGKVFSNVYDNGLVTVNLGKAKSIIPAQHDHEKGYQVDFGNPHFVLEKKNIEDVNLNVLNDEIIKSYPNGINIEIVEILSADSMKIRVYERGTGETLACGSGACTSALAMMSENKVSNKVKVMLPGGELVVEYNDDGDTLLTGEAVSVFRGEIQI, encoded by the coding sequence ATGAGCAGAAATAACAAAAAAGTTATGATTGTTTTTGAAAAAATGCATGGCTTGGGCAATGATTTTGTGCTGATTGATAACCGCCATCAAAACTTTAAACCATCAGCTTATTTAATTGTTTCTTTGGCAAACAGAAACACCGGCATCGGTTTTGATCAATTGCTATTGCTAGAAAACTCAAAGGAGGATAATTGTGATGTCTCTTACCGGTTTTTTAACCCTGACGGCTCTGAAGCCGAACAATGCGGAAATGGACAAAGATGTATTGCCAAATACTTACATTCGCAAAACCCTGAAAAAACCGAGTTTTGTGTGAATGGTCTTGCCGGCAAAGTTTTTTCAAATGTCTATGATAATGGTCTGGTCACCGTTAATTTGGGAAAGGCGAAAAGTATTATTCCCGCTCAGCATGATCATGAAAAAGGGTATCAAGTTGATTTTGGAAATCCGCACTTTGTTTTAGAGAAAAAGAATATTGAAGATGTTAATCTCAATGTATTAAATGATGAAATCATAAAAAGCTATCCGAATGGAATTAATATCGAAATTGTTGAGATACTTTCCGCAGACTCAATGAAAATTCGTGTTTATGAACGAGGAACCGGTGAAACCCTTGCCTGCGGTAGCGGAGCTTGTACCTCTGCACTGGCAATGATGTCGGAGAATAAAGTTTCAAATAAAGTAAAAGTCATGCTTCCCGGCGGAGAACTGGTGGTAGAATACAATGATGATGGCG
- a CDS encoding lipoprotein encodes MKKFGLVFLCFIAVSLLTSCGNKGDLYLPEKEKDASLDEQK; translated from the coding sequence ATGAAAAAATTTGGACTTGTGTTTTTGTGTTTTATAGCCGTTTCGCTTTTAACTTCTTGCGGAAACAAAGGCGATTTGTATCTTCCTGAAAAAGAAAAGGATGCTTCGCTTGATGAGCAGAAATAA